TCCTGTAGATGTGCCGAAACCGAACCTCCTTGCCCACGAAAGCCCTCACCGGGACCATGTACACCGCCGCCACGATGCCGAGCAGGACCGGAGAGAGCAGGACGAACGCGGCGGCCTCGCCCGTCCGGACGAGCAGCGGGTGCACCTCTATCCCGCCGCTGGCATCCAGGATCACCGCGAGCACCATGCTCAGGATCGCGGCCAGCAGGCTCACCAGCCAGACGAAGATGACGGCTCCCTTGAGAGGACCATCGGCTTCGAACCTCTCGTAGAAGGTCCTCGGGGAGAAGAGGACCGCTTTCACGAGCTCCACCCCGCCGGCCACGGGGTGCCCGGCATCGAACCCTGCAGAAGATGTGCTACCTTTCATATGGGAGAGGATTATACAGCCCGCGCATGGGGTAGATTATCTCTGCTGGTAGTTCTGTAAAATTAGTTTTCGGTCAAGTGTGGCTCAGAGGTTGGGATGTTCAGACTGTACTTGCTCGTGGTTCTCCTCGCCGAGGTGGCGGCGATCTCGATCCTGCAGGTGTTGATGCCGGGTTCCCCCCTGGCTCCGGCGGTGCCCCTCGCGCTCCTCGTCCCGGCGCTCGTCCTCCTGGGATACCGCAGGAGGCGCAGGACGATCAGGCTGGGCCGCATCTCGCCGCAGGACATAACCCGGGCCACGAAACCCGAGAAAGAGCGACCGACCCCCGAGGAACTCTCCCGCTCCATAGTCGAGCGCGCAACCGAGATACGCCGGGTGCTCGAGGACTCCCCTTCGGAGGTACGCGTCGAGATGTGCACCCTCGGCTACCGCAACTGCGCGAACGACATGATCACGCTGACCCACCTCATAAACCAGGAGCTGCAGGAGGCGGGCCTCCTGAGACGCCTCAGGCTCCGTCTGTACCGCAAGCGCGCGACCGACGCGCTCGCCGCGGCCCGCGCCGGGCTCCCACCGGGTGCACTCAGGGCGATGCGGCAGGAGCAGCAGTAGCCGGGCTCAGACCGCCAGTATCTCCCTCACCTCGGGCACCTCGCGCCGGATGAAGGTCTCTATGGCGTAGACGAAGTCGAGCTGGGAGAGCGGACACCCGCTGCACGCGCCGATCATCTCTATGCTCACGGTCCCGCTCTCCTCGTCGCAATCCACGATGCGGGCGTCTCCCCCGTCGGCCTGCATCGCCGGGCGCACCTTGGCGAGCGCCGCCTCCACCCTCTCGCGCATGTCTCCCCGATCGTCCATCGAAGCGATTATATAGGAACGCCGGGTAGTAGAATGGCCCCACACGCCCGTAGCAGTCGTCGATGAAGGAGGGTGATGCGATCCGCAGCTGAGGAGAGGGACCTGCTCGTCATCTCGGCCCCGGAACACGACGCCAGCGCCTACCATCTCTCGGGCTTTCTGGCCCCCGATCCCGTGATCCTCGCCCGCGTCTCCGGCAGGAAGTACCTGGCCGTCTCGGCGCTGGAGTACGGCCGGGCCAAACGACAGGCCCGGGTGGACGAGCTCGTCTCCTTCGAGGAGCTGGGGTTGACCTCGCTCGCCAGAGAACTCGGCGAGGGGGGTAGCGCGCTCGGCGCTGCTGCTGCGGCGCTGCTCGAGAGGCTCGGAGCCTCCTCCGTCGCCGTCCCTCCGAACCTGGGCGTCGTCCACGCGGACGAGCTGCGCCGCCGGGGAGTGGAGCTGGAACCCGACGGCAGGCTCTTCGCCTCCCTCCGCCGGCAGAAGACGGAGGAGGAGATCTCACACATCGAGAAGGCCCAGCGCGACACCGAGGCGGCCTGCGCCCGCGCGGTCGAGATCCTGCGCGAGGCCGGGGTCGCGGACGACGGCACGCTCCTCTGGCGCGGCGAGACGCTCACCAGCGAGACCCTGCGCTCGGAGATGGAGATAGAACTCCTGCACCACGGCTCGAGCTCCGGCGGGACGACCATCGTCGCCGGAGGTTCGCAGTCCGCCGACCCGCACGAGCGCGGCACGGGCCCCTTGAAGGCCGGGGAACCCGTGGTCCTGGACATCTTCCCGAAGGACCAGTCGAGCGGCTACTACGCGGACATGACCCGCACCCTCTTCAAGGGTGAGCCCGCACAGGAGCTACGCCGGATGTACGAGACGGTCCTTGCGGCACAGGAGGAGGCGCTCGGCATGATCCGGGCCGGGATAAACGGCCGCGAGGTGCACGCGAGGGTCTCGGAGGTGCTGCACGAGGCCGGCTACAGGACCATGCTGCACGACCGCAGGGAGGGCGAGCCCCTGACCGAGGGGTTCTTCCACGGCACCGGACACGGGGTGGGGCTCGAGATCCACGAGTCCCCGAGCATGGGTACCGCAGACCAGGAGCTCTTGCCCGGCGACGTCGTGAGCGTCGAGCCGGGGCTCTACGACCCGCGGCTCGGCGGGGTGCGTATCGAGGACCTCGTCGTCGTCACCGACGACGGATGCCGCAACCTGACGCGCTTCCCGAAGCGCCTGGAGGACGCCATACTCCCCTAGAAGATCCTGCGGCGCAGCGCGCCGAGCAGGAGGTAGACGACGAAGTACCCGCCGGCGGCGGCGAGGGCGGTCTCGTAGAATCCGGCCGTCACGAAGCGGTGCGCCGGCGATTCGAACAGCGGCCCGAGCCGGTAGATCGCGGAGACCACCACGTTCTGCGGGGCTGTATACCCCACGTAGAGCAGCGCGAGGTGTGCCAGGATGACGAGAACGATGAGGCCGAATACGGCGCGCAGGAGTCCCACTTTCGCCTCCTTCCGGCTCTTTTGCGGACCCCCTCACCTTACATCCCGCACCCCTCCGAAACCTTAAGGTACTGTTAAGGGGAGCTAAATTTTCGGCTACAGCGTGCCCTACGCCTTGAGCCTCTCCAGGTACTGCTTGCGGAACTTGGCCACCTTCGGAGCGATCACGACCCGGCAATACGGCTGGTCCGGGTGGTTGCGGAAATATTCGTGGTGGTACTCCTCAGCCGGGTAGAACGCCTCGAAGGGAACGACCTCGGTCACTATGGGGTTCTCCCAGACACCCTTCTCCTCGAGCTCAGAGATGACCTCCTCGGCGGTGCGCCGCTGCTCCTCGTCGTGGTAGAAGATCGCAGAGCGGTACTGGGTCCCCACGTCCGGTCCCTGGCGGTTGAGCGTCGTGGGATCGTGGACGGTGAAGAAGACCTCCAGTATCTCCCGGTAGGAGATCACGCCCGGGTCATAGGTGAGCTGTACCACCTCGGCGTGCCCCGTGGTCCCCGTGCACACCTGCTCGTAGGTGGGGTTCGGTACGTGCCCCCCGGAGTAACCGGATTCGACCTTCTCGATGCCTCGCAGCTCCTCGAAGACCGCCTCGAGACACCAGAAACACCCACCCGCGAGCGTAGCCTTCTCGGACATGCAGATACCTCCTCGCCGCCGGGAGCACAGAACGCGTTCTCCACCCTATTCTATCCCGCTGGGGCCGGAGCTCAGACGCCCGCGAAGGCTCCGAACCCGCCGTCGACCGGGATCACTGCCCCGCTCACGAACCTGGCCGAGTGGCCGCAGAGCCACACCACGGCCCCGACCAGATCCTCCGGCTCCCCGAAGCGCCCTGCCGGGGTGTGCTCGATGATCTTCTCTCCCCTGGCGGTGAGGTTGCCCTCTTCGTCGAGCAACAACCTTCTGTTCTGCTCCCCGACGAAGAACCCGGGCGCTATCGCGTTGACCCTCAGCCCCTCCCCGTAAGCGCGCGCGAGTTCCACCGCGAGCCAGCGGGTGAAGTTCTCCACCGCCGCCTTCGCCGCGGCGTAGGCCACGACCCCGCTGAGCGGCCTCTGCGCGGCCATCGAGGAGACGTTGACGATCGAGCCCTCGGGCTCCTCCGCGCGGGTCATCGCCTCCCCGAAGACCTTCGAGGGCAGGATCGTCCCCATCAGGTTGAGGTCCACGACCTGCTCGATGGCCGCCTTCTCCACCTCGAAGAAGCTCTTGCGTGGGGAGGTTATGGCCTCGGGGGCGTTACCGCCGGCGGCGTTTACGAGGATGTCCACCCGCCCCCACTCTCGCAGCACCTCTTCCCTCGCCCGCTCGAGAGACGAGCCGTCGAGGACGTCCGCCGGGAGGGGAATCGCCTCGCCCCCTTCTTTCTCTATCCCGAAGGCCACCTCGCGGGCCCGCTGCTCGCGCCTGCCCAGGATGGCCACCTTCGCCCCGGCACGGGCGAGACCGCGGGCCATCGCCCCGCCGAGGACGCCGGTCGCCCCGGTGACCACCGCCACCCTGCCATCCAGCGAGAAGAGCCTCTCTACCCCAGGTGCCACGTTCTCACCCCCTCTCGCCACCCGAGGCGAAGGGCTCCAGGTGACGCACGAAGTGTTCTTTCAGGTTGGAGGCGTACTCTTCGGAGTGCGAGCGCAGCAACCCCAGGAGCCTCCCGCGCAGTCCCTCTTTCCGCAATACCGAACCGAAGGTTACGTGCAGGACCTCCCGGGGATCGAATCCTTCGAGGAGGGCAGTCAATTCTGCATCGTCCACCTCCTCCGGCTCCGGAGTCCTGGAAAGCTCGGCGGAGACGTGGTAGCTACTACGGTCTTCCTCGTAGTGCTCTCTGGCGAAGGCATAGATCTCGCGGAACAGCGCGGGATCGAGGGCAGCGACGGTGCGCAGAGCCTCCAGGTAGCTGGTGCCGGCGGTCTTCAGGTGGACGAGCCCCCTGCTCTGGTGCACTGCGGCCGGGTAGATGGAGAACTTGTCCGAGCCGGAGTGCAGGCTGAGCTTGTACGGTCCGAGGGCGCGGGCGATGGCCGCGTGTACCGCGAAGTCCCGCTCGAAGGCTTCCACGTTCCCGATGTAGTCCACGCCCTTCTCGAAACGCCCCACGTAGCGTGGTGCGAGGCTCACCCACTCCACCCCCAGGCGCTTCAGCTCGGTCGCTATGTAGACGTGCTGGACGTGGGTGGTCGGGGAGTCGGTCTCGTCGACCGAGACCTCGACCTCGAACTCCCGACAGGCGTTTTTCTGCAGGTGGCGGTACATCCTCGCGGCGTGTGCCACGGCACGGCCATACTTCACCGCAGCCACCGCCAGGGATCTCTCGTCGAAGGAGATGCAGCACCCTTCGAACTCGAAGTCCTTCGTCAGGTAGCGTCGCTTGAGATCGTCCGGGCGGTCCTCCAAATCGTCCCAGGGCAGCCCCTGAAACTTCTCCCGCAACCCGGCGGGATCGATCCCCTCCGCCGCATCGTCGACGTGCTCACCGGGATCGAAGGTAAAGAAACTGTAACCAGCTTCGAGGCAGGCGTCGATATTGGCGGTGGTCTTGAGGTGATCCGCGTCGGCACCGAGGTCTCCACCCCATCCTTCGGCGAAGGCACCCCAGGTGGCATCGTCCATCACCCGCTGCGGGCTGCGCCCCGTGCGCTCCATCTCGCGGATAGACTGCTGGGCGAAGATCGGGGCGATACTCCCCCCGACGGCGCGCACGGCGCGCACGTGTCCCGGTGTAGCGAGCCCGAGACGGTCGCCCATCCCCGCAGAGGTCCGGAGTCCCAGCGGGCGGGGACGGAGCCAGGGGAGGCGGGAGCGCAGCGCGGAGGCGTTGCGGCCGCTCAGCGGGCCGAGCAGCAGCGTCCTCTCGCCGCGCGCGCTCGTCTCACCCTCGAACTTCCCGAGCTCAGGGCTGCCTTTCGGAGCGAGAACGGCGATGTCCTCCCCGGCCAGCGCGAACTCCCATCCCTCCGAGAGGATCAGAGAAGACCGTCGGATCTCAAGACCTTCGAGGGCGAGGAGCCCGGCCTCTTCCTTACCGCCCTTCATCGTCATCCTCCCGACCTTGCACCCCTTCGGAGATCCAACGGTGGGCGGGGTCCTCGTTGGGACGGAGCGTCCTTCCCTCGCCGCAGAGCGCCCACAGGTAGTACAGCCGGTAGCCGCCCGCGGCCACCACCGGGTGGTAGCCGAACGGTATGAGCACCGCATCCCCGTCGCGGACGGCGAAGCTCTCCTCGAAGGAGCGCTCCGGTGAGTAGATCCTCTGCAACCCGAACCCGCCCGCCGGGTCGAGCCGGTAGTAGTAGACCTCCTGCATGCGCACCTCGCGCGGGGGATCCTGCTCGTCGTGTTTGTGCGGCGGGTAGCTCGACCAGCAGCCCGGCTCGTTGAAGGTCTCCCCGACGACCAGCCTGGCTGCGGGACGCGACTCGTCTATTATGTCGTGCACCTCACGCCGCCAGTTGCCGCTGCCCCTGACCGCAGCGTTCACCTCCCCGGGCCTCACGACGTACGCCTCGCCGCCACCATCTGCCGGGGCCCGGCAGATGGCCACCTCCGAGCCCGTCTGCGAAGAGATGCGGTAGGGTGTGCCGGCGGGAACGTAGACGGCCGTCGCCTTCCCAGAGAAGACGTCCTTCCTCTCTCCCAGCTCCTTCCAGCTACCGCCTCCCTCCACCTCGACCGAGCAACGGCCGCCGAGGATCACGAGGACGGACTCCCGCCCCTCGTCCACCAGTTCGACCCGATCATCGCCGTCCGCACGTACCAGCGCCAGCTCCAACCCTTCCGAGGGAGAGTTGTCCGGGTTTACGACCTCTCGCACCGCACCCTCGGGTTCTTCGTTCTCGAAGTACAGACGCAACCTACCTCCCTCTCACTTCTCTCTACCTCGGGCCATCCCCGTTAACGGATGGTCAAGCGAGCGAGTTGATCACCTTCAGGTACTTGCCGTACTCGCCCTGGTACCGGCTTATCATCGGCTTCACGGCGTCTTTCCACGGCTTGCGGTTCACGTGGATTATGTTGTTCCCCGCAGCCCTGACCTTGCTCTTCGACTTCTGCACCAGCGCGTCCCAGGACTTGCGCTGGACGGCCACGGAGTCCCTGGCCGCTTTCTTGATGATCTTCTGATCCTGCTTGCTCAGCTTGTCCCAGGTGGCCTTGCTGATCAGCAACACCTCGGGAATCCGGGTGTGCTCGTCGAGCGTGTAGTTGGGCGCCACCTCATAGTGCTTCGAAGTGTAATAGCTCGGCCAGTTGTTCTCCGCCCCGTCCACGACCCCGTTCTGCAGCGCAGTGTAGACCTCTCCGTAATCCATGGGCGTCGCGGAAGCACCCAGGGCGTTCATGAGCTGGGTGTTTATCTTGCTCTGTTGCACCCGGATCTTGAGCCCGTGCATGTCCTTCGGGCTCCTGACGATGATCCCTTTCCTCGTGTAGAAACTCCTGGCCCCTGAGTCGTAGTAGGCTAGCCCCTGCATCCTCGCCGACTGCAGGCTGTCGAGCAACGCCTCCCCGGTCTTGCTGTTCAGAAACCTCCACATGTGCTCGCTGCTGTCGAAGATGTAGGGAAGGCTGAACACACCGAGGTCCTTGTCGAACTCGGCCAGCGGAGAGGCGTTTATTCGCGCAAACTCTATCGACCCTGCCTGCACCTGGTGGGCTACGTCGGTCTCCGCGCCGAGCTGGGCGTTGGGGAAGACCTTTATCTTGATCCTCCCGCCAGTGCGCTTCTGCACCAGACTGGCGAATTTCTTGTCCCCGATCACGGTCGGATAGTCCTGCGGCTGATCATCCGCCAGACGGAAGCTGTAGGTCTGCCCTCCTCCACTCTTGCTTTCGCCACCGCTGCCCTGAGCCGAACTTCCACCGCACCCGGCAGCCCCGAGCACCGCCATCCCGGCGACCCCGACTCCACCGAGCTTCAGAAAATCACCCCGGCTCAGCCGACCGCCAGAACCATCCTGGGTGACCTTGCGCTCCTTCTCGCTCAACTCTCCTCCTTTCCTCTACCCGTACAAATAACGCACACTTAGTACACTAATTGTTTCGACGTTTGTCCAGCGGGCCTCTCACCTCCTCTACAGTCCCATGAGCCTCGGTATGGTCATCACGAAAGCGGGGACGAAGGTGATCAGGAAGAGCACCACCAGCAGGGGCACGTAGAACGGCAGCATGCTGACGGAGAGCTTCTCCATGGAGATCTTTCCGATGGCGGTACCCACGAAGAGGACGCTTCCCACCGGGGGGGTGATGAGCCCGATGGCCAGGTTGAAGATCAACATTACGCCGAAGTGGACCGGGCTCATACCGACCTGTGTGACCACGGGCAGGAGTATGGGCGTCATTATCAGGATCAGGGGGGCCATGTCCATGAACGTACCGAGGAACAGGAGCAGGACGTTGACCATGAACAAGACGACGTACTTGTTGGTTGAGATACTCAGCAGGGCATGACTCATGGCGGATGGGATACCCAGCAGGGTGAGCAGGAACCCGAAAGCGGAAGCGGCGGAGATGAGGAAGAAGACGATGGAGACGGTGCGTATGGTTCTCTGCAGGATGGGCACCATCCTGCGCAGCGGGATCTCGCGGTAGACGAAGAAGGTGACCACGAAGGCGTAGGCCGTAGCGATGGCTGCAGACTCAGTAGCGGTGAACACGCCGGAGAGGATGCCGCCGAGGATTATCACCGGGGTGAGCAACCCCAGGAACCCCTCCCACACTATCTTCGGCACCTCCCTGAGGGGGACGGGCGCCTCTTTGGGATAGCCGCGTCTCACCGCGATGACGTAGCTCAGCACCATCACCGCCAGCCCGAGCAGTATGCCTGGGATGATGCCACCGGCGAAGAGGGCTCCGATGGAGACCCCTCCTGCGGCCAGCGAGTAGATGATCATGTTCTGGCTCGGCGGGATGATAACCCCCTGGGCGGCGGAGGCCATGGTCACCGAGGTGGCGTAATCATTGTCGTAACCTTTCTTGCGCATCATCGGGATCATCACGGAGCCTATGGCCGAGGCGTCGGCCACGGAAGACCCGGAGATACCTCCGAAGAACATGCTCGCCACCACGTCCACCATCGCGAGGCCACCCCTGAGCCACCCCACGACCAGGTTCGAGAGGGCGATGAGTCGTCTGGAGATGCCTCCCTCCGCCATGATCTCTCCTGCGAGGATGAAGAACGGGATGGCTATGAGGGGGAAGGAATTCAGCCCGTCCACCATCTTCTGTCCGATCGTGGTAGGGGATATGTCGAGCACGTATCCCGCCACTATGGAGGTGAACGCCATACACAGCGCCACCGGCACGCTCAGCAGCAGGAGGAGGACGAAGCCTCCGAGCAGTATCAACGTGGCCAACGTCTCCGGGCTCATACCAGGCTCCTAATCGACATCCAGCTCGTCGTCCGCAAGACGCTCATCCCGCTCCGTCCGCACCCCCGCCAGCTGGAGCAGGCTGTAGACACAGATCGCGGCCCCGGCCAGCGGCATGCAGGCGTAGAAGACGCCGGAAGGAAGGCCCGTACCGGGCAGCGTCGAGAGGTTAGCCAGGATGGTGAAGTTCCAGCCCTCCACCAGCAGGTACAGCCCGAACAGGAACGCAAGCACCAGGATGGCCAGCCGCACCGCCCACTGGACGGGGGGCGGGAACCTGCGGACTATGATCCGCACCGCGACGTGCAGCCCCTCGCGAAAACCCAGGGCTATGCCTATGAAGGCCACCCAGATCATGAGGATCATCGAGACTTCCTGCGACCAGTTCGGCGTGTAGTCCAGCACGTACCTGGAAAAAACCTGCCAGAAGACGATGATAGACATCGCGGCGAGGAAGACCAGCCCTACGTACTCGAAGGCCAGGTCCACCCCGCGGGCGAATCTCCTCAAGTTCCTCATCGCGTTCATCCCTCGTTCTCTCTCCCTCGTCCCACACCCACTTCGAGCACCTCGCCGTTCACGCACGCTCCCCCATCCGAGCAAAGGAAGGCCACGACGTCCCCGGCACGGGCTCCGTCGGAGGGCGAACACAAGACGGCGTTGACGCGCCCCCTGGCCTCCAGGGAGAGCTCTGCGACGATCTTCTCCATCCCGGCCCGGACCGCGGCGCGCTCCACCTTCTCCGAGGAGGAGTTCTCTCGATCGAGCCCGGCGGCAAAGAGCAGGCATTCGGCACCTCCTCCCTTCCTCACCAGGCTCCGTCCGAAATCCAGAGCCTCGCCGAGGGCTCTCCCCATCCCGGAGCCGGCATCGAAGGCGTAGACCACTATATCGGGGTCTCTCCCTGGCCCGCGGTGCACGTCGGCCCCACCTTCTTCCCTGGCCCCCCTCAGCACGCAAGCTCCGACGACTTCCCGCCCGAGCCGCTCCAGAGGACCGAAACCAGCGACGGTCTTACCGGCGAGCGGGTCCCCTTTGGAGGATGTCCACCCTTCCCCGTCCCTCGTCCCCACATCCCGATGAGCCTTGCCTCCAACACGCTTCGTGCCCACGGTCGACCCCCTCACGACGAGTCTCGGTCTGATCACCCGTCGCTGGGGTGGGAGTTCACGGCCGTCTATGAGGTCCAGGAGGAGCTCGGTCGCCAGGTAACCGAAGTCGTAGTAGGAGGTACGCACCGTCGTCAGCCCCGGCTGGAGCAGAGCAGCCGGAGGGATGTCATCGTAACCCACGAAGGCAACATCCTCCGGGATCTCCATCCCGAGATCCCGCGCGGCCTCGTACCCGCCGATAGCCATGGTGTCGCTCGCGACGAACACGGCCTCCGGAGGTTCCTCAAGCTCGAGTAGAGACCTTACAGCTCTGTAGCCCATCTCCCGCGTAAAGTACGGCTCGTGCCTCACGAGACCATCGTCGTAGCCTACACCGTACTCCCTGAGCGCCTCCCGGTAGCCTCTGAGGCGATCACGGCCGACCATGATCTCTGGCTTGGCGCAGACGAAACCAATACGCCGGTACCCGAGCTCCAACAGGTGGGAGGTGGCCAGTCGGGCACCGGTGACGTCGTCGCTGTTCACGTAGTTCATCTTGCGTCCCGGAATGTGCCTCTTTATGACCACATAGGGCATCCCGGCCCGCTCCAGGATGTCCAGGTGCTCCTCGCGTATGTCGTTGGCCACCCGCAACAACACGCCGTCGGCGGACCGGTCCTCGACCAAGTTGCGGAGGTAGGCGGGTGACTCATCATCCTCGATGCCGGTCATGCTCAAGATAGCGTCGTGTTGCCAGGCGTACTCGCCGACACCCGCGATAAGCTCCCCCATCACGCTCGAGATCTGCCGCCAGGCGTCCCCGACATAGTCGATGCTGACGAACGCCACCCGGGCTCTGCGCACCCGGGGAGCGACCATGGTCCCCACCCCCGCCTTCCGCTGGACCACACCCTCGTTGACCAGCTCCAGAAAGGCTCTGCGAGCGGTCGTCACGCTCACCCCGTACTCTTCGCAGAGCTGGTTTTCGGAAGGCAGCAAGCTCCCCGGCGGGAACTCTCCCCGGCGGATACGCGCCAGGAGATCCTGCCGTACCTGCTGGTACATGGGACCGCCGGTGCGCCGTCCCGCAAGCCTGCCCCTGCCATCCACCGGTCCAGCCTCCTTCCTCGTCCGTCACCGGTCGCATCCAACTCCCCCTAGACGGAGAATACCTTCCGCCGGTAACGCTTACCGTCGATGGTCACGTTACGCAGTGTCACCTGAGCGTTCTCGATGTCGTAGGGTTCCTTGGCGTTTTCGAAGACACAATTCTCAAGGGTTACGTTCTCGATCGGGTCGTCGCCGTAGCCGACAAGGTCGAGCGCGTAGTCCCCGCTCTCGTGTGCCGTCACGTTGCGCACGTCGATGTCATGCACCGTCGGATCGTAGGATCCACCCGCCCCCTCTCCGTAGAAGAAGTCGATCTTGAACACGGAATCGGAGACCTGCCCAACGGTACAGTTCTTCATGTTGACGTTCTCTATAAATCCCCCGCGCACCGAGTTGGTCTTCATGCGCAGGGCGATCTGCAGGTTGGGACTGCTCAGACGGTTGTTCCTGGCGAAGACGCTGCGCACACCACCGGTCATCTCACTGCCGATGGTCACCCCACCGTGCCCGTCTCTCATGTGGCAGTGCTGGATCACCACGTTCTGGCACGGGACGTTCACCCGGCGTCCATCGGCGTTCCTCCCCGCCTTTATGGCGATGCAGTCGTCCCCGGTGTCGAACACACAACCGTCGATCAACACGTAGTCACACGACTCCGGGTCGCATCCATCGTTGTTGGGACCGTGGCTGTCGACCCTGATCCTCCGCACCGTGACGTTGCTGGATAGTACGGGGTGCACTTCCCACATCGGGGAGCGTAGTATCTTCACACCTTCTATCAGAACGTTCCGGCACCGATAGGGCTGGATGAAGTTAGGCCGCAGGTAGTGCCCGGACCCGAAGACCCGCTGGCGAACCGGCACCCCCTCATCGGCCATCCGCTGCAGTAAATCCCAGTCCGCTTCCTGATTCGGCTCCCCAGGTTTCCAGCCGTACTCCGTCTTCCCCTTCCACGGCCACCAGTGCTCATCGTCCGCCTGCCCGTCGAGCACCCCCGAACCAGTCACAGCCACGTTCTCCTGCTCGAAGGCATAGATGAAAGGAGAGTAGTTCATCAACTCGATTCCCTGCCAGCGCGTGTAGACCACCGGCAGGTAGTCGCCCGGATCCTGGCTGAACTTGACCGTCGCATCCCTGGTCACATGCAAATTGACGTTGCTCTTGAGATGGATGGCCCCGGTCAGAAACGACCCCGCCGGAACGATGACCCGCCCTCCCCCAGCACTGCTGCAATCGTCTATGGCCGCCCTGAAAGCTTCCGTGCAATCGGTCTTCCCATCGCCGACCGCCCCGTAGTCGGTGATAACGAAGTCCCGGTTCGGAAACCTCGGCGGTCCGACCCTTCCGAGTATCCGCCCGGCCTCCGACCACCGACCAGAACCGGCCCCTCGCGCCAGAGCCAGCCCAGGCACCCCAAAAGATGCCAGGAAAGCCCCTCCAACGGTGCCCCCACCATACCTCAGAAACTCGCCGCGGCTGACCCGCCTCACGCAACCTCCTTCCTCTTCCCCACAAATTATTGTACTTAGTACACTAATATAGTGTGGTGCAAGCACCCTGTCAACATCACCGGGTGATCTCTTCGGAGGTTGGAGTAGGAGACAGAGCCGGGAGGGGGTCCACGGCCCTCCCGGCGTTCCGTCGAAGGAGGACTATACCTCGGTCATCCTGCGGGCGTCGAGGAGCTCGGCGAGCTTCTCTTCGGAGAGGTCGGTCTTCTCGCGGGCGAGCTCGCGGATGGTCTTTCCGGTCCTGTACGCTTCCTTGGCGATCTCGGCGGC
The nucleotide sequence above comes from Rubrobacter naiadicus. Encoded proteins:
- a CDS encoding TRAP transporter small permease; protein product: MNAMRNLRRFARGVDLAFEYVGLVFLAAMSIIVFWQVFSRYVLDYTPNWSQEVSMILMIWVAFIGIALGFREGLHVAVRIIVRRFPPPVQWAVRLAILVLAFLFGLYLLVEGWNFTILANLSTLPGTGLPSGVFYACMPLAGAAICVYSLLQLAGVRTERDERLADDELDVD
- a CDS encoding GntR family transcriptional regulator, with the translated sequence MDGRGRLAGRRTGGPMYQQVRQDLLARIRRGEFPPGSLLPSENQLCEEYGVSVTTARRAFLELVNEGVVQRKAGVGTMVAPRVRRARVAFVSIDYVGDAWRQISSVMGELIAGVGEYAWQHDAILSMTGIEDDESPAYLRNLVEDRSADGVLLRVANDIREEHLDILERAGMPYVVIKRHIPGRKMNYVNSDDVTGARLATSHLLELGYRRIGFVCAKPEIMVGRDRLRGYREALREYGVGYDDGLVRHEPYFTREMGYRAVRSLLELEEPPEAVFVASDTMAIGGYEAARDLGMEIPEDVAFVGYDDIPPAALLQPGLTTVRTSYYDFGYLATELLLDLIDGRELPPQRRVIRPRLVVRGSTVGTKRVGGKAHRDVGTRDGEGWTSSKGDPLAGKTVAGFGPLERLGREVVGACVLRGAREEGGADVHRGPGRDPDIVVYAFDAGSGMGRALGEALDFGRSLVRKGGGAECLLFAAGLDRENSSSEKVERAAVRAGMEKIVAELSLEARGRVNAVLCSPSDGARAGDVVAFLCSDGGACVNGEVLEVGVGRGRENEG
- a CDS encoding glycoside hydrolase family 28 protein yields the protein MRRVSRGEFLRYGGGTVGGAFLASFGVPGLALARGAGSGRWSEAGRILGRVGPPRFPNRDFVITDYGAVGDGKTDCTEAFRAAIDDCSSAGGGRVIVPAGSFLTGAIHLKSNVNLHVTRDATVKFSQDPGDYLPVVYTRWQGIELMNYSPFIYAFEQENVAVTGSGVLDGQADDEHWWPWKGKTEYGWKPGEPNQEADWDLLQRMADEGVPVRQRVFGSGHYLRPNFIQPYRCRNVLIEGVKILRSPMWEVHPVLSSNVTVRRIRVDSHGPNNDGCDPESCDYVLIDGCVFDTGDDCIAIKAGRNADGRRVNVPCQNVVIQHCHMRDGHGGVTIGSEMTGGVRSVFARNNRLSSPNLQIALRMKTNSVRGGFIENVNMKNCTVGQVSDSVFKIDFFYGEGAGGSYDPTVHDIDVRNVTAHESGDYALDLVGYGDDPIENVTLENCVFENAKEPYDIENAQVTLRNVTIDGKRYRRKVFSV